From the genome of Alicyclobacillus sp. SO9:
CCGCAATACTGAGCATGGCTCCAATTGCCTTGGTGACGATGGTAGAAGATTTGGGCCATATGTTTGTGCTCAATGAGATTATCGGCAGAGATGTTACAAAGGACCCTGGTTTTTCACCCATTCTAATTGGAAACGGAATCGCGACTTTTGTGTCATCCCTTTTGGGAGGTCCTGCACAGACAACCTATGCAGAAAACCTTGGTGTTCTAGCCATTACGAAACAGTACTCCAGCCGTATCATTCAAGGCGGAGCCGTCATTGCAATCATATTAGGTTTATTTGGAAAAGTCGGCGCTCTGATTCACTCCATCCCTGTGCCGGTGATGGGAGGAATCAGCATACTGCTGTTTGGCATGATTGCCGCTATGGGCATCCGTCATCTCGTTGAAGAAAAGGTCGATCTCGGTAACATGAAGAATCTCATCGTCGTAGCTGTGATTTTCATTATCGGCATTGGCCTTCCAAACAATGGAATCGCCTTGGCTACACTCGCGGGAATTTTAGTTTACTGGTTGGTACCGGACTTTAGCAGCAAACAACAGTGAATTGACGACACATGTTAGCAAAATGCAGATGTATAAACAGGGGGAAGAGCTAGAAAGACAGGGTATTAATGTAGACAAGGTAGTTGACACAAGTATGAATAATGAAAAATAGTGATAACAGGCTGTGGGTCTCCGCAGCCTGTTATTATTCAGTCGGATGATAAAACGGGGCCTCAAACCTCAAGGCAATCAAACCGAGGATTTTCCCGAGGTGATCCTTTTAGCAATCTGACTTTTCCGCTTCTATACAACCGATGGAAGCATCACTGCGGCGAACTAATGAAGTCGCAGCGCTCGTTTGAATGGTTTTCGCCTTTCTAGAGGACAATACAATTCCTGAGATGATAAAGGCTGCACCAATGAAGTCGTATATGTACAGAGGTGTCTGTAAGAAAGCAACGCTGAAGACGATGCCGAAAAACGGTACAAGGTGTGTGAATATTTGTGATCGCGTTGCTCCAATCAGACTCACGCCTTTGTTCCATAGCGTATAGGATGCAACGGAAGGGCCTAATGCAAGAAACAGTATCCCTAGTGTCACAGCGAGAGACATGTACGAATGCCAATGCACAGTATGCGACCCAATATCGATTGCAGCAAACGGGATCAGCATCAGAGAGCCAAGAACGGAGGTGAAAGTGGTGAACCCCGGGACAGACATCTGCTTGTGTTTCGTTCGCAGGAAGGAACTGTAGATACCCCAAGCAACGGCGGACCCAAGCGCCCACAAATCTCCGACTCCAATGTGTAACCCGAGTATATTTGAAATGTGACCTTGCGACAGGACAAAGAACACCCCAATTGTACTCGATAGAACGCCGAAGACATTGAAAAGTGTAATTCGTTCTTTAAAAACCAGGGCATTGATAATCAATACGATGGCAGGAGATGTAGCTAGAAACATTGACGCATTCACAGCCGTGGTATACTGCTCTCCAATATACAGGAATGTCGGAAACAGCACTGGACCTAAGAGTGCTAAAAAGATTGTGCGTCCCAGTGATTGGCGTAAAAACCTGAACTCGTTCAATGCCCTTTTGTGATAGAGGGCAATGAGGAGCAACGATGCAATGACCCAGCGTGCTTCCAGGATAAACCCTGGCACGACGTGGCTGACCAGCACGCGGCCGACAACGTAGTTCCCTCCCCAAAGTGCTGCCGCCAAAACCAACATGAAATAAGCCATTTGTATCCCTCCACTAGTCGTGCTGGAAATCGTCTTTTCGTTCTTCGTCAAGTATGATAGATACTAGACATTCACGTAAGTACGCAGTTTTTTGTGACATAGTGTCAAGAAGGGTACTAATGAGGTGAGGCTGGATATGGTGAACAGGAGGACAATTTGCGGGATTGAAGTATTGGTCGATATAATTGGAGGTAAATGGAAAACGGTGATTTTGTTTCATCTGATTGACGGGACGAAACGTTTTGGAGAATTAAAGAAGTTAATGCCGGGTATTACACAGAGAATGTTGACCAATCAACTGCGTGAGCTAGAATCAGACGGATTAATTCACCGTGAAATCTACAAGGAGATTCCGCCGAAAGTGGAATACTCGCTGACGATTCTCGGACGGAGTTTGGAGGGGATTCTTAAACAGATGTGTGCGTGGGGTGAAGAGTACCCGGCACATGCACCAGACAGTACACCAAATGAATTATAATCAACACAGTTCCTTGCTCCTATGTGTCAGAATCCAGCAGTAACAGACGGGCTGCTTCACGTTCTGCTTCTGCTTCATTGAGATGATTCATCATTAAATCCATTTCTCTGTCCATTTGTACAAGTGCTGTAGTACCGAATCCTAAGTGATGAAGTGCAAGCAGTGCGTAAGCCACAGCTTGTTGCTTTGTCATGAACTGCTTCACCCTTTCTGCATACGACTAGAGTCTCCTCTGAAACGCTAACCATGTGTGCTGAGCCTCTGCTTTAGTGTTGACCAGGAGGCCGGTTACATTCGTACAAATGAATTTGGATGGGGAAGGGCAACTTGGTTACACGCTCGCAAATGCGGTATTTGCATGTGGGGTATTAGCATGAGACGGGGAATTCAGTTGCCAGTGATGCAGACTAGGCGGCAATGATGGACGGACCAGGGACTCAGTGAGCCCCGGTTCCGATACCTTACTTGCTTTCACTATCAGGGACTTTGGTAACGATACCAGTAAAGCGTCCGGCTAGAGTCACTGTAACACCTTTGGGAAGCAGGACGGCATGTCCCTTTTCAAGGGTCAAAGACTCAGAGTCAAATGAGAGAGTAGCGCTGTTGTCTGTAGGAGCGATGACCAGTACTTGATTTGCCAGAACTTCTTCTTTCCCGTCAATTTCCCATTTTTCCACTTCGAAATATGGGCAAGATGCTAGCGACGTCCCCGAACTGACGTGAGACACCAAACTGTCGTCAGTGTCCGGAAACGGAATCACGTTTAGGGCATCTTCCAAGTGCAACGGCCGCAGTTTGCCGTCGGTTCCCGGCCTCTTGTAGTCATATACACGGTACGTGGTGTCAGAACTCTGTTGGACTTCAAGCACCATCGTTCCCGCTCCAAGTGCATGCACTTTGCCAGCCGGCACAAAGCGAAAATCACCTGGGGAAACCGCTGAGTACTTGAGCACATCGTCCCATTTATCGGCTTGCTCTGCCTGCTCAAAATCTTGTCTGGTCTGTGCGTGATGACCATATACAATTTTGGCGTCTTGAGCGGCGTCGAGTACCCACCAACACTCTGTTTTGCCGCGTTCACCGGCGTGTTCATAGGCGTAGACATCGTCAGGATGCACCTGAACGGATAAGTCTTTCGCAGCGTCAATGACTTTAAAGAGGAGCGGGAATTCCTTCATGTCAGGCCCAAACCAGTCTGGTTCCTGCTCAATGACTTCAGACAGCGTCTTACCCGTATAAGGTCCATTGGACACAGTGGATTTCCCTTCTTGGTGATCAGACAGGATCCACGCCTCACCAATCTGGTCCGTATCACTACATTCCCTGAACCAGTCTTTTAAACGGGTGCCGCCCCAGACTCTTTGTTTAAAAACAGGATTGAATAGTAAGGGATAAGGTTTCATCATTTCACTCCGGTTTCCATTTTCGTTCGGTTCCCATTTTCGTTCGTCAGGTATTTGACGTACTTTTCATGTTCATTATACAAGTTTTCCGGTGTTCGTCATCCAGTGAAACTGTCATTCCAGAAAAATGCCTTGTGCGTGCATAGCCCGCACAAGATTCGCACAGGATATGTCTGTTGGCGCCAAGACCTGGAGGTGCAAGACTGATGTCATCGAGCAGACGTAAGTCAATCGGTCGCGGCGATGAGGCTTCCGGCCCTGTCATCAATGCTTTTGCGAGCAGAAGTATGGCACGTGGTGAATCGAAAGAAGAGCTGCACAACCATCAGTATGGTACGCCCAATCGCGGGAAGTACACGCGGATACCTCACAAGGGGTAACTGTTTTCGGACAGATGCATGAGCGCCAACGAAGAAGACCCGGGCAGATTCCCGGGTCTTCTTGCTGTGAAACGCCGTTTGTTCTGTAACTGGTTTATTCGGGGTTGTCTTCAAGCATTTCAGCAACCTGGGCAACATCTTTGTCACCGCGGCCGCTTAAATTAACAATAATGATTTGAGTGCGTTGCAGTGTGGGAGCAAGTTTCATCGCATATGCTACCGCGTGACTAGACTCCAACGCAGGGATGATTCCTTCAACTCGAGACAGCTCAAGGAATGCGTGTAGCGCTTCTTTATCGTCTACGGCCAAGTATTCAGCTCGACCGATGGCTTTATAGTACGAATGCTCTGGTCCGACGCCTGGATAATCAAGTCCGGCCGCAATTGAATGGCAATTTTCGCTGTTCTCCATCACGTAACACGCAAAACCGTGAATGGCTCCAGGATGTCCTGCAGTCAATGGAGCTGCATGATGTCCCGTCTCAATGCCTTGTCCGCCGGGCTCCACGCCTACAATTTTCACAGACAAGTCGTCGACAAATGGATAAAACAGACCAATTGCATTGGAGCCTCCTCCGACGCAGGCTGTAACATAGTCTGGAAGCCTTCCTTCTTGTTCGAGAATCTGGGCTTTGGCTTCACGGCCAATGACGGATTGAAAGTGACGAACCATCAAGGGGTAAGGGTGTGGACCTACAGCGGATCCCAGCAAATAGAAAGTGTCTTCAGAATTCTGGGCGAAGTCCATTAAAGCTTCATCTACGGCTTCTTTTAATGTTCTGTTCCCGCTCGTTGCAGCAACCACTTTTGCGCCTAGCAGTTCCATTCGAAATACGTTCAATGCTTGTCGCTTTGTATCCACCTCACCCATGTAAATGGTGCAGGGCAAGTTAAACATGGCGCAGACAGTCGCAGTCGCTACACCGTGTTGACCTGCACCTGTTTCCGCAATGACGCGTTTCGCTCCCATTCTCTTTGCAAGGAGTACCTGGCCAAGTGTGTTGTTGATTTTATGAGCTCCCGTGTGGTTCAAGTCCTCACGCTTTAAATATATCTTGGCTCCTCCCAGTTTTTCACTGAGGTTTTGCGCATAGTACAGCGGGTTTTCCCTTCCCACATATTGCCGTAAGTAGTAGTTCAGTTCATCATTAAATTCCGGATCGTGCTGATACCGTCGAAATGCGTCAGCCACTTTGTCCAGGGCTGCTTGCAGCATCTCCGGGACTTGACTTCCGCCAAACACCAATTCGCCAGCTTGAAATACGCCTTTGTCTGTTATCTGTACTACACTCATCTCAACATGCTCCTCTCTGCTATGCGGTGCCTCTTTGCACCCTTTCCTCAACTCGCTCTTTGTACACCATCGCTATCAATCTTGTGCGGCTTTTGCACAGCGGTGTAAAGCCTGCAGGTTCACCGCCGCGATATGAACGTATTTACATTGTACAAAAGAATGAGAACATCGGCTATACTATAGCTCTGTAAATTATCAATTGCCTGCAATACTTGGCATAACGGGGAGGGCGAGCAATGAAAAGGTCACTTGTGCTGTATTTTTCAAGTGAAATTTTTCTCAGTCTTGGTATTGGCGTGGTGAATTATGCCCAGCCCTTCTTATACAAGTCTGCGGGTCTAAACGACGGTTTAGTCGGTCTTTTGTTCTCAGTAAACTCATTCTTTGCAGGCGGAGCGGCGTTGTTCTTGGGACCTATGGCAGATAAGGTTGGCGCGTCGCGGATGTTCAAGTTGGCGACGTTTTTGATGGCAGTGGCATTCGCTTTGCTGGCCTTTTTTCACAGTTTCTGGCCGTGGGTTTTAACGGCCGTTGTCAGCGGCATCGCTGTGGGGATGTTAATGAGCACGGAGAATGTCGTCTTGAGTTCATTGACGAAGGGGCATGAAAAAGCTGGAGTCTTGAGCAAGTTTGTATCTCTGTATATGTTGCTTATCAGCATGGGAGTGCTTCTCTCCGGGTTCTTGAGCGGAACTATAGGATTCCGAGGTGCTGTGTGGGTGGGGGCTGGAATCACAGCGGTATCTCCGCTCATACGCTTCTGGCTGAAGGCGCCGGACGCAAAATCAGACAGACTGTTGCGGTTGCCGTCAAAGCACGTTGCTCTCATGAGCGTGTACGCTGTCCTGATTGGTGCATCCATGGGGGTGCTGAACCCGTTCATCACTTTGTTGCTTCACAATCACTTTCTTTTGGATAATCACGTGACGTCCATGATTCAGGCGGCATCTACGCTGATGGTGTCGGTGGGGGCGTTCCTTGTCAGCAGTATGCTGAGGCGTTTTCGCCACGGAAGAACCCTGCTTTTGAGCTTCTTACTGGCTGTCGTCTTCACAGTCAGCATGGTCTTTGCCGGAGGTCCATGGCTTTTTGCAGGCGGTTACTTGTTCAGAACGGTGTTTTTGACCATGCCCGGGCCAATCGTAGACGCGGCTTTCTTGGATTTAAGCCACGAATCTGAATTCTCGCAGATGTTTGGCACGCGGGTCTTTGGAAACAATGCGGGGAGCGCACTTGGTTCTTACGGCGGGGGAGCAATGCTGAACCATAATCTCATGTTTGGATTGGCTTTGGCATCGACTGCCATGATTATTTTCGGATATATCTTTCTTCTGTTTCTCCTGCGCAAATTCCGTTCCACGCAGTCTACCTAGGGTCAGTCAAAGGTTTGTCCAAGCAGGGAGTTGGCATGTTGTGCCGCGCTGCTGCCTGCAAGGTGTCCTGTAGAGAAGGCCACAGTGATATTATATCCGCCCGTATGTGCGTGGACGTCCATAACTTCTCCCGCAAAATACAGTCCTGTGCAGAGTTTTGATGCCATTGTCTTCGGATCAATCTCTTTGACAGACACGCCGCCGCCAGTGACAGTGGCTTGTGCCAACGGCAACGTGCCGGAAATACTCACGCGAAATGCTTTGCATCCATCAGCAAGCATCATGATGTTTTGATTGCTGAGGTTTGCCATTTGCTGGTCGCCGCCAATGTCAATTTGCGTGAGCAAGACAATGACAATTCTCTCAGGCAGATATGAACTCAGCACTGTCTGCAGCTGGCGCTTGGGAAATTGCGTCTTTTCCTGTTGCAGTGTCTGTTGCCATTCTGCCCTTTGAAACTGTGGCAAACAATCGATGAGAACATACAGCTTTTCTTCTGGGTTCTTCCGCAGAGCAGTCGACACATAGTGGCTGCAGCGCAGCGCGGCTGGGCCGCTGAGACCAAAATGTGTGAACAGCAGGTCTCCTTGTTCTGTGGTGAGTTTCTTATTCTTTCGTTCTGTATAAACCGAGACATGGATATCTCGCAATGACAGGCCTTGAAGTCTGCGATTTCTGATAAACCGTTGATTGCTGGTCAGAGGTACTTCCGTCGGATACGGCGTAACAATCGAGTGTCCGGCAGACCTGGCCCACGGGTAGGCGTCTCCTGTACTGCCGGTCTTTGGAACACTCGTTCCCCCAGCTGCTATCACGACGGATTGAGCATAAACGGAAGTTCCATCCCGCAGCTCGACTCCTTTAACCGTCTGGTCCGAGACCAGGAGTTTGCGTACGGGGGCGTTTTGTATGACCTCTACTCCAAGACGATAGACCTCAGAGATGAACGCTTCCACGACTGTCGAGGCTTTATCCGTCACAGGGAACACCCGTCCCCGGTCTTCCTCTTTTACGTGAATGCCTAAATGCTCTACAAACCGGATAATGTCCTGGTTTCCAAAGCGCGTAAGAGCAGAGTAGAGAAAGCGGCGGTTTCCGGGGATATTCTCCATTAGTTCTGGCAGAGGTTTGGCGTTGGTCACATTGCAACGTCCCCCTCCGGAAATCCCCAGTTTACGCCCCAAGCGGTTCCCTTTCTCCACGAGGAGTGTGCGGGCACCGGATTGACGGGAGGAGATAGCAGCCATCAGCCCTGCAGGTCCGCCGCCGATGATAATGACATCGTAACTCTGATGTGTTGGAGCCGAGTTTACCCTAATGGGACCCAGTGGTTTGGTCTCCTCACGTGGCATGTATGTTGCCGCCCGAGGGCGTTTAAATTGAGACCTGTTGGTTTCTTTCACGGCTTTTGCTCTCCTTGGCCACCTGTTCGTCACGGTAACAGTCTGAGTGTACAAAAGTGGCAGTGACGACGCAACTGCGGCGGACGACGTGACGCCATGGAACCAGTGTGATAGAGGACTGGAAGCCGAATGTGCAAGCCGAACTCTGGAAGCCAGCAGCCAGTCGGTGCCTGGAAGTCGTCCGATTTCGTTCTGGTGGACACTTGAGGTACAATCAAATTTGCGCCTCTTACAGGCGAATACAGCAAGAATTCATATTGCAGCAGGAGGTTGGTATTGTGAATCCATTTCGTTTTCAAAACCCTACGGTTTTATATTACGGAAAGGGACAGATCGAAGAAAATCTGGTTCCAGAGGTAAAGAAGTATGCATCCAAGGTTTTGCTTGTATATGGAGGCGGAAGCATTAACCGCAGCGGTCTCTACGATAAAATCCAATCCCTTCTGATTGGCGCGGGAGTAGAGATACTGGAACTCGCTGGTGTTGAGCCTAATCCACGCTTGACGACTGTACAAAAGGGAATCAATATCTGCCGCAGCGAAGGTGTGGAATTGGTGTTGGCTGTAGGCGGCGGTTCTGTACTGGATTGCTCCAAAGCCATTGCGCTGGGGACAAAGTACAATGGTGAAGTATGGGACATCTATTCGAAGAAAGTCAGGCCGGAAGAGGCGCTGCCGTTGGGAACTATTCTGACGTTGGCGGCAACGGGATCGGAAATGAATGCAGGCGGCGTCATCACCAATTGGGAGACCAAGGAGAAATTGGGCGGCGGTTCTCCGGCGGCTTTTCCGAAGTTCTCCATCTGTGATGCGGAAAACACATACACAGTTCCCAAAGACCAGACGATTTACGGAATTTGCGACATGCTAGCCCACAGTTTCGAGCACTACTTCCATCCTACGGAGCACACTGCTCTGCAACGGCGGTTGATTGAGTCTGTGATTTCCACCGTCATTGAGTACGCGCCAAAGGTATTGGCGAATCCGGAAGACTACCAGGCGCGGGAGACCATCATGTACTGCAGTACAATGGCGTTGAACGGTATGATTAGCATGGGCGTGCAGGGAGATTGGGCATGCCATGCAATGGAACACGAGATTAGTGCTATTTATGACATTCCGCACGGCGGGGGACTGGCCGTCTTGTTCCCCCATTGGATGGACTACGTCATGGATGCAAATCCAAGCCGATTTGCGCAACTTGGTGAGCGCGTGTTTGGAGTCAGCCGTGATGGAAAAAGCGACAGGGAAATGGCAGAAGCAACCATTGCAAAGGTAAGGGAGTTCTATCGCAGCATCGGTGCACCAGAACGTCTGGCAGACTACGATATCGGCGATGAATCACTGCAAACCATGGCTGCTCAATCTGTGCGCTACAGCGACATTGGTCAATTCAAGAAACTGAACGCAGACGATGTCCTGAGTATCCTCAAGGCTTCCCTCTAAAGCTTTTCTCTAAAGCTTCAAACCGGAAGTAACAAGCCCTCCACCCCGGATCTCGGGTGGAGGGCTTGTTTCGCGTTTCAGTGTCGGGAAATCCGCTTTTAGTTCCTCACAAAGTTGCGCAGGACGGTCTGCAGAATGCCGCCGTTGCGGTAGTACTCAATTTCCACTTTACTGTCGAGACGCAGTGTGGTCTGGAAGCTTTCAGTCGAACCGTCTTCACGGGTAACTTTCACTTCAACATCCTGACCAGGTTTGAGTTCCTGTGCCAGACCTGTGATATCAAACTTCTCGGTGCCGTTGAAGCCTTTTGACTTCCAGTTGTCACCGTCCTTGAACTGCAAGGGCAGGACGCCCATGCCTACCAGGTTGCTGCGGTGAATCCGCTCAAAGCTCTCGGCAATGACAGCCTTGACGCCGAGCAGTGTGGTTCCTTTGGCTGCCCAATCACGGGAGCTTCCTGTACCGTACTCCTTACCGGCGACGACCACCAACGCTTTGTTCTCTTCCTGGTATTTCATAGATGCATCGTAAATCGGCATAACTTCTCCGGTCGGCAGGTACTTCGTGTATCCGCCCTCAGTTCCCGGTGCAACCTGGTTACGGATGCGGATATTAGCGAAAGTACCCCGCATCATGACTTCGTGGTTCCCGCGGCGTGAACCGTAGGAGTTAAAGTCTACAGGCTTTACATTGTGAGATGTCAGGTACTGACCAGCCGGACTGTCCGGTTCGATGTGGCCTGCAGGTGAGATGTGGTCTGTGGTCACAGAGTCGCCAAGGAGTGCCAACACGGACGCCTGGTTGATGTCTTCTGTTTTCGGCACATCAGCCGTCAAACCGACAAAGAAGGGCGGCTCCTGGATGTAGGTGGATGCCTTATCCCAATCGTAGAGTTCACCTTCAGGCGTCGTCAGCTCGTTCCAACGTTCGTTGCTCGAGAAGACTTCTGCATACTTCTCTTTGAACAGTTCTGGTTTCACTACGCTGGCAATGGTGTCTGCCACTTCGGTCGGGCTCGGCCAGATGTCCTCTAGATAAACCGGCTTACCATCCTTGTCTGTTCCAAGGGGTTCTGTTGTCAAGTCGATATCAACGGTTCCTGCTAAGGCATAGGCCACAACCAGCGGAGGCGATGCCAGGTAATTGGCGCGAACCAAAGAGTGAATCCGTCCTTCAAAATTCCGGTTGCCGGATAAGACTGCGGATACCAGCAGGTCGTTGTCTTCAATGGCGTGACCGACTTCATCAGGCAGCGGACCGGAGTTGCCGATACAGGTGGTGCAGCCGTATCCGACGACGTCGAAGCCGAGCTTTGCCAAGTCGTCGATGAGGCCAGCGTTTGTCAGGTAGTCTGTAACCACTTTCGATCCCGGTGCCAAACTGGTCTTCACATATCCGGGCGTCGTCAGGCCTTTCTCGACAGCCTTCTTTGCTACGAGGCCAGCCCCCACCATCACCGACGGATTGGAGGTGTTGGTACAACTGGTGATAGCCGCAATGGCAACTGCACCGGGTTTCATGGTGGATTCTTTGTTGCTTGGATGTTCCACTTTTACTTCTTTGTTGCGGTCTTCTTTTGACAGTCCAAAACCGCCTTCGTTGATGTCTTTTTGAGCAAGGTCATCGAAGGTCTTCTTCATGTCTGTGAGAAGAATCTTGTCTTGTGGACGGCGTGGACCAGCCAGACTTGGTACTACTTCGCTAAGATCGAGTTCGAGGGTGTCTGTATAGACCGCATCGGGTGTGTCATCCGTCCGGAAGATGCCCTGCTCCGTGCAGTAGGTCTTGACCAATTCAATGAGGTCTTCGCTGCGTCCGGTGTTGCGCAGGTAGTTGAGTGTTTCTTCGTCAACAGGGAAGAAGCCCATTGTTGCTCCATATTCGGGAGACATGTTGGCAACAGTGGCACGGTCTGCAAGGCTGATGTTGCTAAGACCCGGTCCGTAGAACTCAACAAACTTGCCGACAACGCCTTTTTTACGGAGCATATTCGTCACCGTCAAAGCCAGGTCTGTAGCTGTTGCACCCTCAGCTAATTTGCCTTTCAGTTTGAAACCAACGACTTCCGGCATTAACTGATACAGTGGTTGTCCGAGCATGCAGGCTTCGGCCTCAATGCCGCCAACACCCCAGCCCATCACACCAATACCATTAATCATGGTTGTGTGAGAGTCTGTACCAACCAGTGTGTCGGGGAAGACGAACGTCTCGCCGTCAACTTCCTTTTGTGCAACAACAGTCGC
Proteins encoded in this window:
- the trpB gene encoding tryptophan synthase subunit beta is translated as MSVVQITDKGVFQAGELVFGGSQVPEMLQAALDKVADAFRRYQHDPEFNDELNYYLRQYVGRENPLYYAQNLSEKLGGAKIYLKREDLNHTGAHKINNTLGQVLLAKRMGAKRVIAETGAGQHGVATATVCAMFNLPCTIYMGEVDTKRQALNVFRMELLGAKVVAATSGNRTLKEAVDEALMDFAQNSEDTFYLLGSAVGPHPYPLMVRHFQSVIGREAKAQILEQEGRLPDYVTACVGGGSNAIGLFYPFVDDLSVKIVGVEPGGQGIETGHHAAPLTAGHPGAIHGFACYVMENSENCHSIAAGLDYPGVGPEHSYYKAIGRAEYLAVDDKEALHAFLELSRVEGIIPALESSHAVAYAMKLAPTLQRTQIIIVNLSGRGDKDVAQVAEMLEDNPE
- a CDS encoding type I phosphomannose isomerase catalytic subunit yields the protein MMKPYPLLFNPVFKQRVWGGTRLKDWFRECSDTDQIGEAWILSDHQEGKSTVSNGPYTGKTLSEVIEQEPDWFGPDMKEFPLLFKVIDAAKDLSVQVHPDDVYAYEHAGERGKTECWWVLDAAQDAKIVYGHHAQTRQDFEQAEQADKWDDVLKYSAVSPGDFRFVPAGKVHALGAGTMVLEVQQSSDTTYRVYDYKRPGTDGKLRPLHLEDALNVIPFPDTDDSLVSHVSSGTSLASCPYFEVEKWEIDGKEEVLANQVLVIAPTDNSATLSFDSESLTLEKGHAVLLPKGVTVTLAGRFTGIVTKVPDSESK
- a CDS encoding NAD(P)/FAD-dependent oxidoreductase, with translation MKETNRSQFKRPRAATYMPREETKPLGPIRVNSAPTHQSYDVIIIGGGPAGLMAAISSRQSGARTLLVEKGNRLGRKLGISGGGRCNVTNAKPLPELMENIPGNRRFLYSALTRFGNQDIIRFVEHLGIHVKEEDRGRVFPVTDKASTVVEAFISEVYRLGVEVIQNAPVRKLLVSDQTVKGVELRDGTSVYAQSVVIAAGGTSVPKTGSTGDAYPWARSAGHSIVTPYPTEVPLTSNQRFIRNRRLQGLSLRDIHVSVYTERKNKKLTTEQGDLLFTHFGLSGPAALRCSHYVSTALRKNPEEKLYVLIDCLPQFQRAEWQQTLQQEKTQFPKRQLQTVLSSYLPERIVIVLLTQIDIGGDQQMANLSNQNIMMLADGCKAFRVSISGTLPLAQATVTGGGVSVKEIDPKTMASKLCTGLYFAGEVMDVHAHTGGYNITVAFSTGHLAGSSAAQHANSLLGQTFD
- a CDS encoding iron-containing alcohol dehydrogenase; translated protein: MNPFRFQNPTVLYYGKGQIEENLVPEVKKYASKVLLVYGGGSINRSGLYDKIQSLLIGAGVEILELAGVEPNPRLTTVQKGINICRSEGVELVLAVGGGSVLDCSKAIALGTKYNGEVWDIYSKKVRPEEALPLGTILTLAATGSEMNAGGVITNWETKEKLGGGSPAAFPKFSICDAENTYTVPKDQTIYGICDMLAHSFEHYFHPTEHTALQRRLIESVISTVIEYAPKVLANPEDYQARETIMYCSTMALNGMISMGVQGDWACHAMEHEISAIYDIPHGGGLAVLFPHWMDYVMDANPSRFAQLGERVFGVSRDGKSDREMAEATIAKVREFYRSIGAPERLADYDIGDESLQTMAAQSVRYSDIGQFKKLNADDVLSILKASL
- a CDS encoding MFS transporter, coding for MKRSLVLYFSSEIFLSLGIGVVNYAQPFLYKSAGLNDGLVGLLFSVNSFFAGGAALFLGPMADKVGASRMFKLATFLMAVAFALLAFFHSFWPWVLTAVVSGIAVGMLMSTENVVLSSLTKGHEKAGVLSKFVSLYMLLISMGVLLSGFLSGTIGFRGAVWVGAGITAVSPLIRFWLKAPDAKSDRLLRLPSKHVALMSVYAVLIGASMGVLNPFITLLLHNHFLLDNHVTSMIQAASTLMVSVGAFLVSSMLRRFRHGRTLLLSFLLAVVFTVSMVFAGGPWLFAGGYLFRTVFLTMPGPIVDAAFLDLSHESEFSQMFGTRVFGNNAGSALGSYGGGAMLNHNLMFGLALASTAMIIFGYIFLLFLLRKFRSTQST
- a CDS encoding DMT family transporter, coding for MAYFMLVLAAALWGGNYVVGRVLVSHVVPGFILEARWVIASLLLIALYHKRALNEFRFLRQSLGRTIFLALLGPVLFPTFLYIGEQYTTAVNASMFLATSPAIVLIINALVFKERITLFNVFGVLSSTIGVFFVLSQGHISNILGLHIGVGDLWALGSAVAWGIYSSFLRTKHKQMSVPGFTTFTSVLGSLMLIPFAAIDIGSHTVHWHSYMSLAVTLGILFLALGPSVASYTLWNKGVSLIGATRSQIFTHLVPFFGIVFSVAFLQTPLYIYDFIGAAFIISGIVLSSRKAKTIQTSAATSLVRRSDASIGCIEAEKSDC
- the acnA gene encoding aconitate hydratase AcnA translates to MMTMDPFGTKKQLSVGSQTYSYYRLQSLEDQGVATVSKLPFSIKILLEAVLRQVDGHAVEEEHVRKLANWNAKAPEKDEIPYKPARILLQDFTGVPAVVDLAALRSAMKRLAGDPTRINPLIPVDLVIDHSVQVDAFGSNEALQFNINREFERNEERYKFLHWAQKTFNNFRVVPPGTGIVHQVNLEYLATVVAQKEVDGETFVFPDTLVGTDSHTTMINGIGVMGWGVGGIEAEACMLGQPLYQLMPEVVGFKLKGKLAEGATATDLALTVTNMLRKKGVVGKFVEFYGPGLSNISLADRATVANMSPEYGATMGFFPVDEETLNYLRNTGRSEDLIELVKTYCTEQGIFRTDDTPDAVYTDTLELDLSEVVPSLAGPRRPQDKILLTDMKKTFDDLAQKDINEGGFGLSKEDRNKEVKVEHPSNKESTMKPGAVAIAAITSCTNTSNPSVMVGAGLVAKKAVEKGLTTPGYVKTSLAPGSKVVTDYLTNAGLIDDLAKLGFDVVGYGCTTCIGNSGPLPDEVGHAIEDNDLLVSAVLSGNRNFEGRIHSLVRANYLASPPLVVAYALAGTVDIDLTTEPLGTDKDGKPVYLEDIWPSPTEVADTIASVVKPELFKEKYAEVFSSNERWNELTTPEGELYDWDKASTYIQEPPFFVGLTADVPKTEDINQASVLALLGDSVTTDHISPAGHIEPDSPAGQYLTSHNVKPVDFNSYGSRRGNHEVMMRGTFANIRIRNQVAPGTEGGYTKYLPTGEVMPIYDASMKYQEENKALVVVAGKEYGTGSSRDWAAKGTTLLGVKAVIAESFERIHRSNLVGMGVLPLQFKDGDNWKSKGFNGTEKFDITGLAQELKPGQDVEVKVTREDGSTESFQTTLRLDSKVEIEYYRNGGILQTVLRNFVRN
- a CDS encoding helix-turn-helix domain-containing protein, yielding MVNRRTICGIEVLVDIIGGKWKTVILFHLIDGTKRFGELKKLMPGITQRMLTNQLRELESDGLIHREIYKEIPPKVEYSLTILGRSLEGILKQMCAWGEEYPAHAPDSTPNEL